Proteins encoded by one window of Cannabis sativa cultivar Pink pepper isolate KNU-18-1 chromosome 4, ASM2916894v1, whole genome shotgun sequence:
- the LOC133037025 gene encoding uncharacterized protein LOC133037025, whose translation MKRRHRPSSTFDPLEPPDEKLLTTFRKWCVGLIPNHRLRDLRSGDYGPGFFWIMLTPKEWLTDDHIDAAMHMLRRRRTDYPLTFPQKGIILSTFVTAMISSAWTSHKGPRKNFKWEEYILDYCTGFHKSQVFERWRGNEFIYFVLHLPTARHWVTVEVDIELWKINVYDCDSSVCHWTAMEPILKVWSELLPSLILATGEFPHNNQIMALANGDIAVLPKMHASRATHDLVPKSATSGDCGVYSIEYVEHLMMQRGLTDVTPYQDSHVSSTVLRI comes from the exons atgaagaggagacataggccatcttcgacttttgatcccctggagccaccggacgagaaattgttaaccactttccgaaagtggtgtgttggactcattccgaaccaccgacttcgggatttgagaagtggtgattacggtccaggattcttttggataatgctcacaccaaaggaatggcttacagatgac CATATAGATGCAGCAATGCATATGTTGAGGAGGCGACGCACCGACTATCCACTGACATTTCCTCAGAAGGGTATCATTCTCTCCACATTCGTGACCGCCATGATCAGCAGTGCATGGACGAGCCACAAGGGTCCGAGGAAAAACTTTAAATGGGAGGAATATATCCTGGACTACTGCACAGGGTTtcataag tcccaagtctttgagagatggaggggtaacgagtttatttacttcgttctgCACCTTCCCACGGCAAGACACTGGGTCACAGTTGAAGTGGACATAGAgctgtggaaaattaatgtctacGACTGTGATTCCAGCGTCTGTCATTGGACCGCCATGGAACCCATCTTGAAGGTTTGGTCAGAACTGCTGCCCTCGCTAATCCTTGCAACCGGGGAATTTCCACATAACAACCAGATCATGGCGTTAGCTAACGGTGACATCGCGGTGCTTCCAAAAATGCACGCGAGTCGAGCCACTCACGACTTAGTTCCGAAGTCAGCAACCAG tggtgattgtggcgtgtattccattgagtatgtggagcatctcatgatgcaGCGTGGATTGACCGA
- the LOC133037278 gene encoding uncharacterized protein LOC133037278, which translates to MLHKMKVDAQEELRMRFYVGRKEVRFGVLEFALITGLDFSSGPTEEEKAAQVARSGSDRLINKYFNRSDSVKTEALQLQFTNCQNPEDLYKLGLCLFVESVLLGREANALITPHIIRYVEDLEFFFRIPWGKHSFARLMHSLQKDMLKQKANYEKKLSSDVQHECKYTAYGFAPAVQYWAYEAILEVGKRYGTNHGIRFPRMLSWTSKGDIGKKDVSALFSRRNLEVVKGLLPRTEEEAFVRTISYDGVENLVDDAVDDTEAEAGSQVPETQVPDTQERDTQATGSEPQPSAPSSSGVRGAEYTDLVARLDRIEADTQGLYAAQAELKKAYETSHVELKGGQNVIMEQLRHILAMLNRPPTTASAPEAPKRSIYPTTSCFTPSRRG; encoded by the exons atgctccacaaaatgaaagtggatgctcaggaggagttgaggatgaggttttatgttggtcggaaggaggtccgattcggggtgctggagtttgcactcattacgggtttggacttctcctcggggccaacagaagaggagaaggctgcgcaggtcgcgcgctcggggtcagaccgactgatcaacaaatatttcaaccgGTCTGATAGTGTGAAGACAGAAGCACTCCAACTTCAGTTCACAAACTGCCAGAAcccggaagacttgtacaagctcggcttgtgcttgtttgtggagtcagtGCTTCTGGGCCGCGAGGCCAACGCGCTGATCACGCCTCACATCATTAGATATGTGGAAgacctcgagttcttcttccggattccttgggggaagcactcattcgccagactcatgcactcgcttcagaaagacatgttgaaacagaaggccaactacgagaagaagctgagttcggatgttcagcacgagtgcaaatacacagcatatggcttcgcacctgcagtccaatattgggcgtacgaggccattttggaggttggcaagaggtatggcacgaaccacgggattcggttccccaggatgcttagctggacgagcaaaggcgatattgggaagaaagacgtcagcgcattattttctagacgg aatctggaagtggtgaaggggctccttccacggacagaggaggaggcatttgtgaggacaatttcttacgatggtgtggagAACCTGGTTGATGATGCTGTGGATGACACAGAGGCTGAGGCAGGTAGTCAGGTACCAGAGACTCAGGTCCCAGACACTCAGGAAAGAGACACTCAG gccactggttcagaacctcagcccagtgcaccatcttcatcaggcgttcggggtgccgagtacactgatttagtggctcggttggataggatcgaggctgacactcagggtctgtatgctgctcaggccgagctgaagaaggcatacgagaccagccatgtagagctgaagggtggtcagaacgtaattatggagcagctcagacacatattggccatgttgaatcgtccgccaaCGACAGCTTCAGCACCGGAGGCCCCAAAGAGATCCATCTACCCCACCACCAGCTGCTTCACCCCCAGTAGAAGAGGATGA